Below is a window of Leptolyngbya sp. CCY15150 DNA.
TGTTGATCAATTCCATCATGATCACGGTCTTGCCCACGCCTGCACCGCCAAACAGACCAATCTTGCCGCCGCGACGGTAGGGGGTGAGCAGGTCAATCACCTTGATGCCGGTTTCAAACACGGAGGGGGTGGTTTCCAAGTCGGTTAGCTTGGGAGCCTCGCGGTGGATGGGGGAGGTTTGCTCGTTGCCAACCGGGCCCTTGCGGTCTACGGGTTCGCCGAGGACGTTAAAGATGCGTCCGAGGGTTGCCGTTCCCACTGGCACACTGATGGGCGCACCGGTATCTACCACTTCCATGCCGCGGATCAGTCCGTCGGTTGAACTCATGGCAACCGAGCGCACTTGGCTATCGCCCAGAAGCTGTTGAACTTCGCAAGTTACGGAAACCTCTTGCCCGGCAGTGTTCGTGCCCTTGATGGTAAGAGCGTTGTAAATTCTGGGAAGTTCACCGCTGTTGAATTTGATGTCTACAACGGGGCCAATAACTTGGGTAACGTAACCGACGTTTGTCTTTTCTGCTGTGGTGACCATGTTTACGCCTATCGTGTGTCAGCTATGTCTGGATTCTTCTTTAAAGACGGTCTTGTCTTGTGGCGATTTATCCTGAACGATCGCGATCGCCATCATTTTTGCCACTTCCCAGATTATCACTGATTGACTCCTCCTCGCGCTAAAGCGGCGAGGATTCCCCAGAAGGATTACAGCATGTCTGAGCGAGGATCGACTGAGAAGGCCGATCCTCAATCCTCAGCCGCTTAGGCGACGTCAAAACGCCTTTCCATGCCGCTCGGCTAGAGACAGGACGACCCAGCTCCCGAACTTATTTCATGTAACAACAGATGATCAAGCTCTCGCGGTGGGGTTTCTGGCAAATTCCACGAGTTCCTTGAGCGACATGGGCCGGACTGAGCCGGCCCTGGGGAGCGATCGCCTATTCGCCGGTAACCGATAATCCATCGACCCAGATGCGCGGACAAACGCCGCCGGGCAGCACCTCCGGCTCCGATTCTACGTAGATGATCGCCTTGAGCAAGTCGAGGAAATCGCCAGCGATGGTTGCAGAATCCACACTGACGCGATCGCCCTTGGTCACCAACCAACCATCAAAGGGCAGAGAGAAAGATCCTTGCAGCGCATTGACCCCGGCATGGAGCGCCGAGACATCGTCAATCCAAATCACCTGCTCGGCTTCATCCAGACTGTAGGTCGTCTCAGCCGGCTTGCCGGGCATCACGTGATAGAAATGGGGGCTGACGGTGACCTTCGCGCCAATATTGGCATGGCCCGTGGGCGCGACGCCAAAGCGCTTGGCCGTGCCCGCACTGTGCAAGAAGCCGGTGAGCACGCCCTCGGTAATAATCGGCACCCGACGGGTGGGCGTGCCCTCGCCGTCAAAGGTTTCGATGGCCACGTTGTCGGGATGCAGAGCGTCATCGTAGACCGACAGCAGCGGCGAGGCGATCTCGGTGCCCAAGGACTCCGCCGTAGATAGACTTTGGTGATCCAAAATGCTCTGGGCGTTGTAGAGGTTGGAGAAAGCGCCCAGCAGGCTCAGGAAGGCTTCTCCAGAGAACACCACCCGATATTTACCCGACTTCACCTTGGCGTAGTTGAGGTGGCTGATGGTTTTCTCCGCCGCTTCGCTCAAACAGCCCTGAATATCTAGACCATCCACGCTGGGCCCCATGCGATAAGCACCGGCACTGCGGGGCTTCTTGCCCTCCTGCTCGGTTTTGCTGTAGAGATACAGCGAGGCGTAGGAACGGGCGTCTACCCGCTGCGCCCCATCGCTATTCAGGTAGAATTTGTCGATATCGCGCTGGGCCAGACCGTTGTAGGGCACACCAGCGATCGCTGGATGGGCTTGCAAAAGCTGATGTTCTGCAT
It encodes the following:
- a CDS encoding TldD/PmbA family protein produces the protein MTQIQDIAASAEAIARQLNITKYDVFGSSVDENSVQVDQGEPKQVKASQRSSVIVRVWNDDNRMGVTSTTDVDPKGLELALKTAQEASQFGATDHVADFSPEATKPIPEMPASKAPQAAVAELIKTLVDAEHQLLQAHPAIAGVPYNGLAQRDIDKFYLNSDGAQRVDARSYASLYLYSKTEQEGKKPRSAGAYRMGPSVDGLDIQGCLSEAAEKTISHLNYAKVKSGKYRVVFSGEAFLSLLGAFSNLYNAQSILDHQSLSTAESLGTEIASPLLSVYDDALHPDNVAIETFDGEGTPTRRVPIITEGVLTGFLHSAGTAKRFGVAPTGHANIGAKVTVSPHFYHVMPGKPAETTYSLDEAEQVIWIDDVSALHAGVNALQGSFSLPFDGWLVTKGDRVSVDSATIAGDFLDLLKAIIYVESEPEVLPGGVCPRIWVDGLSVTGE